In one Streptomyces sp. NBC_00597 genomic region, the following are encoded:
- a CDS encoding rhodanese-like domain-containing protein, producing MTATTTTTTTTQTVSPSSKVLRVPPADPATAAAHFHRRFTFEADVADVHADVESGAGGFVLVDSRSAEAWEQGHVPGAVHLPTDEILARAAELVVPGSVVVTYCWGPGCNGATRAAYAFASAGYAVKEMLGGFEYWSREGFPVEDSAGTRQSPPDPLTAPVAAGAACGC from the coding sequence ATGACCGCGACCACGACCACGACCACGACCACTCAGACCGTGTCCCCGTCCTCGAAGGTGCTGCGCGTTCCGCCGGCTGACCCGGCGACCGCCGCCGCCCACTTCCACCGCCGCTTCACGTTCGAGGCCGACGTCGCCGACGTGCACGCGGACGTGGAATCGGGCGCCGGCGGCTTCGTCCTCGTCGACAGCCGAAGCGCCGAGGCCTGGGAGCAGGGCCACGTCCCCGGCGCCGTCCATCTGCCCACGGACGAGATCCTGGCCCGGGCCGCCGAACTGGTGGTGCCCGGCAGCGTGGTCGTCACGTACTGCTGGGGCCCCGGCTGCAACGGCGCCACCCGGGCCGCGTACGCCTTCGCGAGCGCCGGGTACGCGGTCAAGGAGATGCTCGGCGGTTTCGAGTACTGGTCCCGGGAGGGCTTCCCGGTGGAGGACTCCGCCGGCACCCGCCAGTCGCCGCCGGACCCGCTGACGGCCCCCGTAGCGGCGGGCGCGGCCTGCGGCTGCTGA
- a CDS encoding helix-turn-helix transcriptional regulator, whose amino-acid sequence MLVSLGLTERSDALYRLILRRPDLAVADVAAELARSEDDVRADLEELTRLSLLAPSWRTDGRLRAVNPKAALDSLLAHQQAEIAQRHRALAESQAAASALLSQYAELHPAQPAHEAERFLGVEAVRAKLSELSARTRRESISFHPGGPVPAAQFKASEPLTEDLIARGVKIRTIYQDAIRNDPGSLEHARWLTERGGEVRTVPSLPMRMVITDREFALMPIDPADSAQGAVLLREPGAVTAFCALFDSVWETATPFGEPPRRSLEDPGSQPRELLRLLAQGYTDEAAARRLGISLRSERRLISELMEKLDAQSRFQLGQRAVEEGLL is encoded by the coding sequence TTGTTGGTTTCTCTTGGGCTGACAGAGCGCTCCGACGCGCTCTACCGCCTCATCCTCAGACGGCCGGATCTCGCCGTCGCCGATGTCGCCGCAGAACTCGCGCGGTCCGAGGACGACGTACGCGCGGACCTGGAGGAGCTGACCCGGCTCTCCCTCCTCGCACCGTCCTGGCGGACCGACGGCCGGCTACGGGCGGTGAACCCGAAGGCCGCGCTCGATTCGCTGCTCGCCCACCAGCAGGCGGAGATCGCCCAGCGCCACCGGGCCCTCGCCGAAAGCCAGGCCGCCGCGAGCGCGCTGCTGTCGCAGTACGCCGAACTCCACCCGGCCCAGCCCGCGCACGAGGCAGAGCGGTTCCTCGGTGTCGAGGCGGTCCGGGCCAAGCTGAGCGAGCTGTCCGCCCGCACCCGCCGCGAGTCGATCAGCTTCCATCCCGGCGGGCCGGTGCCCGCCGCGCAGTTCAAGGCCAGCGAGCCGCTGACCGAGGACCTCATCGCGCGCGGCGTGAAGATCCGGACCATCTACCAGGACGCCATCCGCAACGACCCGGGCAGCCTGGAGCACGCCCGCTGGCTGACCGAGCGGGGCGGCGAGGTGCGGACGGTGCCCTCACTGCCGATGCGCATGGTCATCACCGACCGGGAGTTCGCGCTGATGCCGATCGACCCGGCGGACAGCGCGCAGGGGGCGGTGCTGCTGCGCGAGCCGGGCGCCGTCACCGCCTTCTGCGCGCTGTTCGACTCCGTGTGGGAGACGGCCACCCCGTTCGGCGAGCCGCCCCGGCGCAGCCTGGAAGACCCCGGCTCGCAGCCGCGCGAGCTGCTGCGCCTGCTGGCCCAGGGCTACACGGACGAGGCCGCCGCACGCCGGCTGGGGATCTCCCTGCGCAGCGAGCGGCGGCTCATCTCGGAGCTGATGGAGAAGCTGGACGCGCAGAGCCGCTTCCAGCTCGGGCAGCGGGCCGTGGAGGAGGGCCTGCTCTGA
- a CDS encoding PP2C family protein-serine/threonine phosphatase translates to MTVGGRADPDRSESFGEELLGVLLDGAHELPPHLVGPLVAETIARMGGRDPQILLQDYGQQQLVPLPADGGAAGDALPIDRSEAGRCFLESRPVEVLTPDGIRVHLPLLDGGDQVGVLAVTLDGVDDDTRRLLRRIAGLAADLLQTKNGYTDLFFRIRRGEPMSVAAEIQWSLLPPLSMVMPHVAVAGVLEPAYAVAGDSFDYALNGDVLHLAMVDAMGHGLDAATMATVAIGAYRHARRISIELSEIYLFMDRAVAEQFDPDHFVTAQMMRLDTDTGRLQWVNAGHPAPMLIRAHRVVRRLDSPTTLPVGFGGAQPQVSAVALEPGDRVLCFTDGLIEEHETGQEQFGEKQLIDWVNQLEQVDHGIRTVARDLSHTLKRARGETTSDDASLVLFEWRG, encoded by the coding sequence ATGACCGTCGGAGGCCGCGCGGACCCGGACCGCTCGGAGAGCTTCGGGGAGGAACTGCTCGGGGTGCTCCTGGACGGGGCGCACGAGCTGCCGCCCCATCTGGTCGGCCCGCTGGTTGCGGAGACGATTGCCCGCATGGGGGGACGTGACCCGCAGATCCTGCTTCAGGACTACGGACAGCAACAGCTGGTCCCCCTGCCCGCCGACGGCGGGGCCGCCGGTGATGCGCTGCCCATCGACCGGTCCGAAGCCGGCCGGTGCTTCCTGGAGTCACGCCCCGTCGAAGTCCTGACGCCCGACGGCATACGGGTCCACCTGCCCCTGCTGGACGGCGGCGACCAGGTGGGGGTGCTCGCGGTCACCCTGGACGGGGTCGACGACGACACCCGCCGCCTCCTGCGCAGGATCGCGGGCCTGGCGGCCGACCTGCTGCAGACCAAGAACGGCTACACGGACCTCTTCTTCCGGATCCGCCGCGGTGAACCGATGAGCGTGGCTGCGGAGATCCAGTGGTCCCTGTTGCCCCCGCTGTCGATGGTGATGCCGCACGTCGCGGTCGCCGGAGTTCTGGAGCCCGCCTACGCCGTGGCGGGGGACAGCTTCGACTACGCCCTGAACGGCGACGTCTTGCACCTCGCCATGGTCGACGCCATGGGGCACGGCCTGGACGCGGCCACGATGGCCACGGTGGCCATCGGCGCGTATCGCCACGCCCGCCGGATCAGCATCGAACTGTCCGAGATCTACCTCTTCATGGACCGTGCCGTCGCGGAGCAGTTCGACCCGGACCACTTCGTGACCGCCCAGATGATGCGCTTGGACACGGACACGGGGCGCCTCCAGTGGGTCAACGCGGGGCATCCCGCACCCATGCTGATCCGCGCGCACCGCGTCGTACGCCGCCTGGACAGCCCCACGACCCTCCCTGTCGGCTTCGGAGGGGCCCAGCCGCAGGTCAGCGCGGTGGCGTTGGAGCCTGGCGACCGCGTCCTCTGCTTCACCGATGGCCTGATCGAAGAACACGAAACCGGGCAGGAACAGTTCGGCGAGAAGCAGCTGATCGACTGGGTGAACCAGCTGGAGCAGGTCGACCACGGGATCCGCACGGTGGCCCGGGACCTGTCCCACACCCTCAAGAGGGCACGCGGCGAGACCACCTCGGACGATGCGTCGCTCGTCCTGTTCGAATGGCGTGGATGA
- a CDS encoding bifunctional GNAT family N-acetyltransferase/ATP-binding protein encodes MTGWHVRDYAQDDLEAVIRIDAEGGTAGESPLFPLSDAVAALQALHPAVVATADEEVVGAAVSRVDGDRAWILRISMAPAWRHQGLGSALITALEHRLFTGGVRTVHAVLPDGETGATALHNCGFGARPGLVFFEKRGRVTPQAVSILASLGAELPPGGLWQKVAGMQREKELIERRLVLPLAHPEMAAQHGVELPRAVMLFGPPGTGKSTFAHAIASRLGWPFLELFPARLAAEYGLASGLNRRFDEIAALDHVLVFIDEVEEIAGTRSGADATAVGVVNELLKAIVRFRGQDGRLLVCATNDVTSLDSAFLRHGRFDYVLPIGPPDDRARTALWESYLARAGAQADSAVLATASEGFTPADIAHVARTVSQVQFERTFDTGARVRPTTEDYLRTIGETRPTVSAAMAQEFAQQTEKFARI; translated from the coding sequence ATGACGGGTTGGCATGTCAGGGACTACGCCCAGGACGATCTCGAAGCGGTGATCCGGATCGACGCGGAAGGCGGCACGGCCGGAGAATCACCTCTCTTTCCGCTCTCGGACGCCGTGGCGGCCCTCCAGGCCCTCCACCCGGCGGTGGTGGCCACCGCGGACGAGGAGGTGGTCGGTGCCGCGGTGAGCAGGGTGGACGGTGACCGAGCGTGGATCCTGCGCATCAGCATGGCGCCCGCCTGGCGGCACCAGGGGCTGGGCAGCGCCCTGATCACGGCCTTGGAGCACCGGCTGTTCACCGGTGGCGTCCGAACGGTGCACGCGGTCCTGCCCGACGGCGAGACCGGTGCCACCGCCCTGCACAACTGCGGCTTCGGCGCCCGTCCGGGCCTGGTCTTCTTCGAGAAGCGCGGGCGCGTGACCCCTCAGGCGGTCAGCATTCTCGCGTCGCTGGGAGCGGAGCTGCCGCCCGGGGGACTGTGGCAGAAGGTCGCGGGCATGCAGCGGGAGAAGGAGCTCATCGAGCGGCGTCTGGTCCTGCCACTGGCCCATCCCGAAATGGCCGCCCAGCACGGCGTGGAGCTGCCGCGGGCCGTGATGCTGTTCGGGCCGCCCGGGACGGGGAAGAGCACGTTCGCGCACGCGATCGCCAGCCGCCTGGGATGGCCGTTCCTCGAACTGTTCCCCGCCCGGCTGGCAGCCGAATACGGGCTGGCCAGCGGGCTGAACCGGCGCTTCGACGAGATCGCCGCGCTCGATCACGTCCTGGTGTTCATCGACGAGGTCGAGGAGATCGCGGGGACCCGAAGCGGCGCGGACGCGACCGCGGTCGGCGTCGTCAACGAGCTGCTCAAGGCGATCGTCCGGTTCCGCGGCCAGGACGGGCGCCTGCTCGTCTGCGCCACGAACGACGTGACCTCGCTCGACTCCGCGTTCCTGCGGCACGGCCGTTTCGACTACGTACTGCCGATCGGCCCGCCCGACGACCGCGCGCGGACTGCGCTGTGGGAGAGCTACCTGGCCCGAGCGGGCGCGCAGGCCGACAGCGCGGTGCTGGCGACCGCCAGCGAGGGGTTCACCCCCGCCGACATCGCCCATGTGGCGCGCACCGTCTCCCAAGTCCAGTTCGAGCGCACCTTCGACACCGGAGCCCGGGTCCGCCCCACCACCGAGGACTACCTGCGCACGATCGGCGAAACCAGGCCCACGGTCAGCGCGGCCATGGCCCAGGAGTTCGCCCAGCAGACCGAGAAGTTCGCCCGCATCTAG
- a CDS encoding DUF5994 family protein, with amino-acid sequence MAASDNPDPLKLLPDAIHQAVKPGAALLRLETTQSRQGLLDGAWWPRSRDVTIELPLLITALTAHLGPITRVGLDTSAWQDIPTRLVIDGQVVHLDADPVGDDTVLVTRGHNDHFALLVVPPDTTADAAREAMARAVRADNITQATQILIATTPEPEDGAAGEAG; translated from the coding sequence ATGGCCGCATCCGACAACCCCGACCCTTTGAAGCTCCTCCCAGACGCGATCCACCAAGCGGTCAAGCCGGGCGCCGCGCTGCTCCGGCTGGAAACCACACAGTCCCGCCAAGGGCTCCTGGACGGCGCCTGGTGGCCGCGCTCCCGGGACGTCACGATCGAGCTGCCCCTACTGATCACGGCACTGACCGCGCACCTCGGGCCCATCACGCGGGTTGGCCTGGACACCTCCGCCTGGCAGGACATCCCGACCCGTCTGGTCATCGACGGCCAGGTCGTGCACCTCGACGCCGACCCCGTCGGCGACGACACCGTCCTCGTCACTCGCGGCCACAACGACCATTTCGCCCTGCTGGTGGTCCCCCCGGACACCACCGCCGACGCCGCCCGCGAAGCGATGGCGCGCGCCGTCCGCGCCGACAACATCACGCAGGCCACTCAGATCCTCATCGCCACCACACCCGAACCTGAGGACGGCGCCGCCGGGGAGGCGGGCTGA
- a CDS encoding helix-turn-helix transcriptional regulator produces MLEEAEEIGRRVRRARLRLGMPQADLAAALGKTQGWVSKMERGLIELDRVGLLNLVAAELHVHPNDLIGRPYASSPAENQWQVSAASILRELRRYDLTPVFDGAARPSGELWREMTRLHRLRDAAANTAILATLPDLLREARALAEATTGHEREEAFAIYAVACKFAHTAAHALGHPELVAMAAERAAWAARLSADPVMPALADWMRVWDMWATADWDDSLTLSDKAIASVQREYELGDPLALRMWGTLHLRAAVAAARAGRPSEAEERIGHARDAARRMTGHHNPPVYDRHSVTFSPGNVQIHAISVALETGEQSKALAINRRTAPELVAALPNSRQGHHHMDLARAWLWDGNRDHALAELETAERIAPQLVRNHPIARSTLRSIVYAERIATREKLRRMSDRFHLDG; encoded by the coding sequence ATGTTGGAAGAAGCCGAGGAGATCGGCCGTCGCGTCCGGCGGGCGCGGCTGCGGCTCGGAATGCCGCAGGCCGACCTCGCTGCTGCCCTGGGGAAGACACAGGGTTGGGTGTCCAAGATGGAACGCGGCCTGATCGAACTGGACCGCGTCGGCCTGCTGAACCTCGTTGCCGCTGAGCTGCACGTGCATCCCAATGACCTGATCGGCCGGCCGTACGCGAGCAGCCCCGCAGAGAATCAGTGGCAGGTCTCGGCCGCCTCCATCCTGCGCGAGCTGCGCCGCTACGACCTGACGCCCGTATTCGACGGGGCTGCCCGCCCGTCCGGCGAGCTGTGGCGGGAAATGACCCGCCTGCACCGCCTGAGGGACGCGGCAGCCAACACGGCGATCCTGGCGACTCTGCCCGATCTGCTCCGCGAGGCGCGCGCCCTCGCCGAAGCCACTACCGGCCACGAGCGCGAGGAAGCGTTCGCGATCTACGCCGTGGCGTGCAAGTTCGCCCACACGGCCGCGCACGCCCTCGGGCACCCCGAGCTCGTCGCCATGGCGGCCGAGCGCGCCGCATGGGCAGCTCGCCTGTCTGCCGACCCCGTCATGCCCGCGCTCGCGGACTGGATGCGCGTCTGGGACATGTGGGCCACCGCCGACTGGGACGACTCGCTCACCCTGTCCGACAAAGCCATCGCCAGCGTGCAGCGCGAGTACGAGCTCGGCGACCCCCTCGCACTGCGAATGTGGGGCACGCTCCACCTGCGCGCAGCCGTAGCTGCGGCCCGCGCCGGCCGCCCGTCCGAGGCCGAGGAGCGGATCGGCCACGCACGCGACGCTGCCCGCCGCATGACCGGCCACCACAACCCACCTGTCTACGATCGCCACTCGGTCACGTTCTCCCCCGGCAACGTCCAGATCCACGCCATCAGCGTGGCCCTGGAGACGGGTGAGCAGAGCAAGGCCCTCGCCATAAACCGGCGCACCGCGCCCGAGCTCGTCGCGGCCCTCCCCAACTCCCGTCAGGGACACCACCACATGGATCTCGCCCGCGCGTGGCTGTGGGACGGCAACCGCGACCATGCGCTCGCCGAGCTGGAGACCGCCGAGCGGATCGCACCGCAGCTCGTACGGAACCATCCGATCGCCCGCTCGACCCTGCGCAGCATCGTCTACGCCGAGCGGATCGCCACCCGCGAGAAGCTGCGCCGTATGTCAGACCGCTTCCACCTCGACGGATGA
- a CDS encoding phosphotransferase: protein MDRTAWLELPPEARSAVETYTGPVEHAETAETGVMSRLACTLHTPTGRVFVKGTRSDEPTAWMYEYEARVTRVAPLAPQVLWQVDAGGWLLTGYEYVSGPHPDLAPESPDLGPLINALTAMSAAPWPGQVRKKPLHIRWVGFFPADRSPDLEGRVLVHSDVSPLNMLATDDGIRVLDWALACPGPAWADTAFVIPRLVHAGHTPQQAEALARTVPAYRAAEPSVVTAFAQALCAVWESRAESDPAPHRAPLISAARAWTAHRGYAMA, encoded by the coding sequence GTGGATCGCACCGCATGGCTTGAACTCCCGCCCGAGGCCCGCAGCGCCGTCGAGACCTACACCGGCCCGGTTGAGCACGCCGAGACGGCCGAGACGGGCGTCATGTCCCGACTCGCCTGCACCCTGCACACCCCCACCGGGCGCGTGTTCGTCAAAGGCACCCGCAGCGACGAGCCGACCGCGTGGATGTACGAGTACGAGGCGCGCGTCACCCGCGTCGCACCCCTCGCCCCCCAGGTGCTCTGGCAGGTCGATGCCGGCGGATGGCTGCTCACCGGATACGAGTACGTGTCTGGCCCCCACCCGGACCTCGCCCCCGAATCACCCGACCTCGGCCCTCTGATCAACGCGCTCACCGCCATGTCGGCGGCCCCGTGGCCGGGGCAGGTCCGTAAGAAGCCGCTCCACATCCGATGGGTTGGATTCTTCCCGGCCGACCGTTCCCCTGACCTTGAAGGCCGGGTACTCGTCCACAGCGACGTGTCACCGCTCAACATGTTGGCCACCGATGACGGCATCCGCGTACTCGACTGGGCCCTGGCCTGCCCCGGTCCGGCATGGGCAGACACAGCGTTCGTCATCCCTCGACTCGTCCACGCCGGCCACACCCCCCAGCAAGCCGAGGCGCTCGCCCGAACCGTCCCGGCCTACCGCGCCGCCGAGCCCTCGGTCGTCACGGCGTTCGCGCAGGCCCTGTGTGCCGTATGGGAGAGCCGCGCGGAGTCAGACCCAGCCCCCCACCGCGCTCCGCTTATCTCCGCCGCCCGAGCTTGGACAGCTCACCGTGGGTATGCCATGGCGTAA
- a CDS encoding DUF4231 domain-containing protein, whose product MASKALLLVRRAKFMITNLRHLTSIYSVTAEASGTRRGPRVSQGSIDPTAGISEIDESRRQEHYRVSVKIFDEIEDDLRTSRTLQRIYLLCLMGGITLTFLLGYTVIVGLWKTQPVFTRWAGLIIVNGLWIAMGWALWKNRKKLVDRTGALRNALQDRQTAAAMLPLDSPSGLRIYREASLDLIDQYRKSANKNRRVHNFFQGIIITGSIITSTLAAMNEGSSQILRLSTAALSALVGISAGITGYFKFRERGYNLQSTADDIEKHYNASQFMLDEYAGRDDEPPLPEADRLRMFARYVERLKEEQRKRELQLETSSSGSEERAG is encoded by the coding sequence ATGGCCAGCAAGGCGCTCTTGCTGGTCCGGCGGGCCAAATTTATGATCACCAACTTACGTCACTTAACTTCAATCTATTCGGTGACGGCTGAGGCGAGTGGTACTAGGCGGGGGCCGCGAGTGAGTCAGGGAAGCATCGATCCAACTGCTGGTATCTCCGAGATCGATGAGTCGCGACGGCAAGAGCACTACCGAGTCAGCGTAAAGATCTTTGATGAGATCGAGGACGATCTCCGGACGTCACGGACTCTTCAGAGGATCTATCTCCTGTGTCTGATGGGTGGAATCACTCTCACATTCCTCCTGGGCTACACGGTCATCGTTGGGCTGTGGAAGACCCAGCCGGTGTTCACCCGGTGGGCTGGCCTCATCATCGTCAACGGTCTCTGGATCGCCATGGGGTGGGCGCTCTGGAAGAATCGCAAGAAGCTCGTTGATCGAACCGGCGCGCTACGGAACGCTCTCCAGGACCGGCAGACTGCCGCCGCAATGCTTCCTCTTGACTCGCCCTCGGGGCTTCGCATCTATCGCGAAGCATCGCTGGATCTGATCGATCAGTATCGGAAATCAGCGAACAAGAACCGGCGTGTCCATAATTTCTTCCAGGGCATCATCATCACTGGGTCGATCATCACGTCCACGCTTGCCGCCATGAATGAGGGCAGTAGTCAAATTTTGCGGCTCTCGACAGCTGCTCTCAGTGCGCTTGTCGGAATTTCTGCGGGAATCACTGGTTATTTTAAATTCCGCGAACGCGGATACAATCTCCAGTCGACGGCCGACGATATTGAGAAGCATTACAACGCGTCGCAGTTCATGCTCGATGAGTATGCCGGTCGGGATGATGAGCCGCCGCTTCCCGAGGCTGATCGACTCAGGATGTTCGCTCGCTACGTAGAGCGCTTGAAGGAAGAGCAGAGGAAGCGAGAGCTTCAGTTGGAGACCTCCAGCTCCGGGAGCGAAGAGCGTGCAGGCTGA
- a CDS encoding bifunctional DNA primase/polymerase: MTTPTPDPLRVALWLAAQGYAVHPLAPGAKLPVRGCDRCAAGTKERPNPHHVPHDGHGCECIAAGRPCHGVLAATTDAERIAAWWARMPSAGVGVAAGPSGLVILDVDCHGGQPPEEQSELLPGVALPENVAPGSIADGRDTLALLVEARRATLPGCGPQTLTVLTPSGGLHYWFRAPAGTTWRPLAGALGWQLDVRAGSSYAVAPGTVTRAGMYTALGDCRAVAKLPVWLARDLDRTGHRVRPERPRTVLPWRSRRMGSGYAAAAVEAELRTVAEAQPGTRNATLNRASFNLGTLCAVGRLDRGQLVDVLLDAARHGGLSDREAEAAIRSGLTAGERNPRTHTGAAA, encoded by the coding sequence TTGACGACCCCGACCCCTGACCCGCTCCGCGTCGCCCTGTGGCTGGCCGCTCAGGGCTACGCGGTGCACCCGCTTGCCCCGGGTGCCAAGCTGCCCGTGCGCGGCTGCGACCGCTGTGCAGCCGGGACCAAGGAGCGTCCCAACCCTCACCACGTCCCGCACGACGGGCACGGCTGCGAGTGCATCGCCGCCGGCCGCCCCTGTCACGGCGTGCTCGCCGCGACCACCGACGCCGAGCGCATCGCCGCATGGTGGGCCCGGATGCCGTCCGCCGGCGTCGGCGTCGCCGCGGGTCCATCCGGCCTGGTGATCCTCGATGTGGACTGCCACGGCGGACAGCCTCCCGAGGAGCAGTCCGAGCTGCTCCCGGGCGTCGCCCTGCCCGAGAACGTCGCCCCTGGCAGCATCGCCGACGGCCGCGACACCCTCGCTCTGCTCGTCGAGGCGCGACGTGCGACGCTGCCCGGCTGCGGTCCGCAGACACTGACCGTGCTCACCCCTTCCGGCGGACTGCACTACTGGTTCCGCGCCCCGGCCGGTACGACATGGCGCCCGCTCGCCGGCGCACTGGGCTGGCAGCTCGACGTGCGCGCCGGCTCCTCGTACGCCGTGGCCCCGGGCACGGTCACCCGCGCCGGCATGTACACCGCGCTCGGTGACTGCCGCGCGGTCGCCAAGTTGCCCGTCTGGCTGGCACGCGACCTCGACCGCACCGGGCACCGGGTACGCCCCGAGCGGCCCCGCACGGTGCTGCCCTGGCGCTCCCGCCGTATGGGCAGCGGGTACGCCGCGGCTGCCGTCGAGGCCGAGCTGCGGACTGTCGCCGAGGCGCAGCCCGGCACTCGGAACGCCACGCTCAACCGCGCCTCCTTCAACCTCGGCACCCTCTGCGCGGTCGGCCGACTCGACCGCGGGCAGCTCGTCGACGTACTGCTCGACGCGGCCCGGCACGGTGGGCTGTCCGACCGTGAGGCCGAGGCTGCGATTCGCTCCGGCCTCACCGCAGGCGAGCGGAACCCGCGCACGCACACCGGGGCCGCCGCATGA
- a CDS encoding integrase, protein MAAAELMALPVSFDLDTANRALALGRTTGYAMAKSGEYPVRVLRLGRQYRVTRYDLLRFLGFQSQEPTEAGAA, encoded by the coding sequence ATGGCGGCGGCCGAGTTGATGGCCCTGCCCGTCAGCTTCGACCTCGACACGGCGAACCGAGCCTTGGCCCTTGGCCGAACGACCGGGTACGCCATGGCCAAGAGCGGCGAGTACCCGGTGCGGGTCCTGCGCCTTGGACGGCAGTACCGCGTCACTCGGTACGACCTGCTGCGCTTTCTCGGCTTTCAGAGCCAGGAGCCGACCGAGGCGGGTGCCGCGTGA
- a CDS encoding helix-turn-helix transcriptional regulator produces the protein MENEQGQQADTMWGYGYEPEKALGEALRSLRTARGMSQEDVATMMSRSGFSWRQTTVAKTEGGSRPVRVNEAAALALCFGVSVNELLGNQADSPEQSLIESTYRVSFSLYLSTRLRTEEALRRKQAAEREYEESLAQLSETKQSYEEASRAFKEAFLEPSGEGEEKD, from the coding sequence GTGGAGAATGAACAGGGTCAGCAGGCGGACACCATGTGGGGCTACGGCTACGAGCCTGAGAAGGCACTAGGCGAAGCCCTGCGCTCACTCCGTACGGCACGCGGCATGTCGCAGGAAGACGTGGCGACGATGATGAGCCGGAGCGGTTTCTCCTGGCGCCAGACAACGGTCGCGAAGACGGAAGGCGGTTCACGCCCCGTCCGCGTCAACGAGGCTGCCGCTCTGGCCCTGTGCTTCGGCGTCTCCGTTAACGAGCTGCTCGGCAACCAGGCGGACAGCCCGGAACAGTCGCTGATCGAATCGACGTACCGGGTGTCGTTCTCGCTCTACCTGAGCACTCGACTCCGCACCGAGGAAGCACTCCGGCGGAAGCAAGCCGCAGAACGCGAGTACGAGGAATCCCTCGCTCAGCTCAGCGAGACGAAGCAGTCCTACGAAGAGGCAAGCCGGGCGTTCAAGGAGGCATTCCTCGAACCGTCCGGCGAGGGGGAGGAGAAGGATTGA